In the genome of Phacochoerus africanus isolate WHEZ1 chromosome 5, ROS_Pafr_v1, whole genome shotgun sequence, the window cacaacttcgtggttcctgtttggattcgtttccactgcgccacaataggaactccttaaaccATATTTTAAATGCACACTTCAGTGTATAAAATATATCACACTATTGTGCAACCAACCTCCAtaaatttttcatcttgcaaaactgaaagtcTACCCTTTAAATTACACCTCCTCCTCGCTCTTCCCCCCCAGTTGCTGGTACCAgtcattctactttctttttctgtctttttagggctgcaccgccggcatatgaaagttcgtaggctaggggtcaaatcggagctgcagctgccagcctacaccacagccacagcaacactggatccaagccgcatatgtgacctaaGCTGCGCCtcgtggcaactccagattcttaacctactgagtgaggccaggaatcaaacccacatcctcatggatactggtcgggttcttaatctgctaagccacaatgggaactcccatcattctactttctgtctggGTGAATGTGACTACCCTAGGGACTTCATGTAAGTGGAAACATGCAGTGTTtgcctttttgtgactggcttatttcacttagcctaatgttcTCAGGGTTCGTCTTTGTTGTAGCAAGTGCCTGAATTCCCTTCtgtccttttcaaggctgaatgatattccatggCATGGATGGACCACGTTTTATTCATCCTTTCATCTGTCCCTGGATacctgggttgcttccacctttcaGCTACCGTAACCGCTATGTAGctcttcaagaccctgctttcaattcttttgggacATACCCAGAAgggggactgctgggtcatatggcagctctactttaatttttctgaggaactgccactATTTTCCACAGGAACTTTCAAGCTTTTTCAAGCCTGTGGCAGTTGCTTCACTGGCTTCCCagtctcctttccttcccatccATTCCTCCCCTTCCCGGGACCTCTCTAAAATTCACATGTAACTCCCTTTGAAACCCTCAAGAGCTCGCCATGGCCCTCAGGGCAAGTCCAGCCTGCCTTCTGTGGTCAGGGCCACCAGCCTCCCTCACCTGAAGCATCACCCACCTTCCCCAGGCCTCGGCTCAAGCAGTTCCCCAGCTGGAACGCCCCTGCCGCCCTCGTGGCCCAGGATCCCTTTTTTATGAGTTCATTGGAATGAATTTCCTCCTTGCCCACTTCCATTCGAGGCCCCCTGCCCCGGTTTTCGGCCCCATCTACTCTCTTCGTGGGTCTCGTCACCGGACCCTAAAGCTTCCCGCCCCAGACATGGGGGCGCTATGTTTGCTGTCAGACTCCACACAAGTTCGGGGTGAGCTGCTGTCGAACCTCACCCACGTCCCAGGCCCTTCGCCACTCCCAGCTCACTCCTCAAAGCCGTCATCTCCTCACCCCGCTACGCCCCCCTCGGTAGGACCGCTGACCGGTCTGATTCCCGGATGAAGAATGGAGTTGTGGGCGCGGCCCTTCTCTCCCAGCCCTCACCTGCGGGGAGTGCTGCCAGGGCGGGTCACCTCCGCGTTGCCGCTCGCAGATCAGACAGGTCCGGATGCCCTTGCAGCCGCATTCCCGAAGGACCTCGGGGGCCGCCACCGCCGCAGCCGCCATCGCCGCGTCCTGGCAGCCAGAGCGCAGGCGCGGGACCGCGGGGGCCGCCGGGAGTTGTAGTCCGCGGGCGGGACACGAGGTCCGCGGGGCCGCTTCCTTCCGGTCGTCGCCGGCGACGGATTCTCGCGGCGCCACCTCCTGGACTCGGCAAACCGCTGGCGCCAGCACCGGAGTCCCGTGCCGCCGTTCGGGCCAGCGCGAGCCGCGCCTCCCCGCCATGGGCCCCCTTTCGGTGCGTCTGCTCATCCAGCGGGGGAGACCCAAGAGCGACCGGCTGGGGAAGATCCGGAGCCTAGAGTAAGGGCTGGGGCTACACAGCCTACCGCCGGGCCTGGGTCGCCGGGCGATTGGGAAGAAAACCTGGgatctttcctctctccctgttcGGCCTCGTTATCACCCTGTCGGTTCCACAGAGTCTTTAATCATTCGGCCCAAAGGCCTTCTTCTCGCTATGAGACGGGTCTGGTGGGCCTGGGCTGCTGGGGAGAAAATCTTGCATAAGGAATAGGGAGCAACCTGTTGAGATAACTACAGAGGACCTGGAAAGCGGagacacctccccccccccccgcccccagaggaTCAGGAAAAGAATCCTGGAGGGGGCCAGCTGCTCCAGGTTCTAAAGAAGTTCTAAGCTAAAGGTGGGGGATGTTGGGAAAACGCGGGAAAATGTCAGGCAGAAAAGCCTTGTGAAGTGCCTGGGTTGCCATGGGTGCAGGTGGGAGGCCCGCACACCCCCTAAGCCCatcctctctgcccctccccccagcctgtcAGGGCTGAAACTGCTCTCAGAGCATCTGGACCCCAAGCTCCTGAGCCGCCTGAAGCAGCTGCAAGAGCTGGACCTCTCCAACAACCAGCTGGAGACGCTACCCGCCAACCTGGGCCTGTCCCACCTGCGCATCCTCCGCTGCGCCAACAACCAGCTGGGCGACGTCACTGCCCTGTGCCAGTTCCCACAGCTCGAGGAGCTCAGCCTGGAGGGCAATCCTTTCCTGACAGTAAGTGTGGGCCCCCTGCGGCTCCATGCCCAGGGCCAGCACTCTATGGGCTTGGGCTCAGCCAGAGGCTGAGGCAACCACAAGCTCTTCTTCCCTCACCCCCCAGGTCAGTGACAACCTGAAAGTCTCCTTTCTCCTGCCCAAGCTCCGCAAGGTCAATGGCAAGGATGCTTCCTCCACTTGCTCTCAGGTGGAGAACCTGAACCGGGAGCTGACCAGCAGGGTAAGGGGCGGGAAGGTGTCTCTGGTGCTTGGGAGTCGTTGGGGGCCTTGAGGAGCCAGTGATGGGAGTGAATGTTTGGAGGACACTGAGGGTGGGGTATTGCGGGGAGCTGAGCGGTCCTGAACCTGACACTGGTGCTTGGCGTCTTGTCTGTGGAGGTCTGCTCCCCACGTGTACAGTCCCAGCAGTGGGGGCTGGGATGCTTTCATGGTGACTCGCCAGCTCCTCCCTTCTGGGGCTGTTTCTCCATGTGTGTTGCTGGGGTTTgtgcagcatgcagctgaggaggCTGTGGTTTGGGGAGGCTCCCCGGAGGTGGTGAGGTTGAGACACTTCTGGCCATGGGATTGGAGGCAGAGGTGCCACAAAGGGTCCAGGAGGGCTGCGGTGTGCCGGGCTTGAATCTGGCCCCTCTCGTGCCAGGTCACAGCTCACTGGGAGAAGTTTATGGCCGCGCTGAGTCCAGAGGAGGAGACGGAGAAGGCTCAGGCGGACTTTGTGAGGTCTGCCGTCAGGGACGTCCGCTATGGGCCCGAGTCCCTCAGTGACTTCACGCAGTGGCGGGTATGTCCTCACCCCTCTGTGCTGGGAGTCgcttctcccagctcctccttGGCTCCCACGGCCTGAGCTGCCCTGGATGTCTCTGGCCGCTAggggatgtggggggggggggcgggtcagGGAGGGCAGCCCTGCTCACCAGAAAGACCCTTCCCCAACTCAGGAAGCACCCTCTGCCTGGTGCCTGGGGAGGGTCTGCCCGGCTTCCTAGTGGCCTGGCCCACAGGTGCGGATGATCTCTGAGGAGCTGGTGGCTTCTGGTGGGACCCAAGTACATGAGGCAGACATCCCAGAGAGGCCCCCCAAAACCAGAGCTACCCGGGAGCCCAGGGTGAGTGTGCTTCCTTCCTGCCTAGAAAGGCATTTGGGAAGCCGGGGGCcggggggccagggtgggggtggggcaggagatgCATCCAGATGGTTCTCTCTGACCCTGATACCCTTTGCCTCCCGTGCCCACGGGCGGCTGGGTGGGGGTGCAGTCCAGCCTGTGGTGGGGAGGAAGCCCCAGGAAGATGGGTGCGAGGTCATCATGGCCTCAGCTTCCCCCGCCACCTCCACAGGCCAGGCCAGTGGCCTTGAAACGGCCAAGTGACATCCCACTCAGCCTCTCTCCCAGCAAGCGGGAGCACACCTCTCCACTGGCCCAGGCAGAGGGCAGCCCGGTGGGCTCTGACGGCAGCCAGGTGAGCTAGCAAGGTGTCGGGGCGTGTGGCGGGAGCAAGGGCTGGGGCAGCCGTgacccccctctgcccccacagcTGGAGCCCCTGCACTTCCTGCAgtgccacagcaagaacaacAGCCCCCGGGACCTGGAGACCCAGCTCTGGGCTTGCGCCTTCGAGCCGGCCTGGGACGAGGGTACAGCCTTGGTGGGCAGGCAGGGCGAGGCGTCTGGGAGTGCCCCCCCAAAGGGAGCCGCCCGGGTGGATGGATGAATCGGGAGGGACAGAGCTTAAAAGGTGTCGCCAAGGTCAGAGGAGGGAGCTGCAGCGGGGACTTCATAGGGGACGTTTTCACCAGGCCGACCCCTCCCAACAGGGCACACAGGGGCCACATCCCAGACGGTGGCCACGTGTGGcggggaggctgtgtgtgtgaTCGACTGCCAGACGGGCATCGTGCTGCACAAGTACAAGTCGCCCGGCGAGGTGAGCGCCAGGGCCCTGCTCCTGCGGGGTGGTGGGCAAGCCCCGGCTCCGGGGGCAGGAGCGCTGGGGTCAGGGGCCGGACTTGCCACCTACTCACCAGGTAACCTTTTCCTTTGATGCGGGGCTGCGGTGCCCCAGGCTGCCTCGGCGCGCGTGTGCACACTGGTAGCTCTGCCCCTTGCTGACCGCTCCGCGTCCCGCCCCGCCCCAGGAGTTCTTCTCGGTGGCCTGGACGGCCTTGACGGTGGTCACACAGGCAGGCCACAAGAAGCGCTGGAGcgtgctggcagctgcaggcctgcgggGCCTGGTCCGGCTGCTGCACGTGCGTGCCGGCTTCTGCTGCGGGGTCATCCGCGCCCACAAGAAGGCCATCGCCACCCTCTGCTTCAGCCCCACCCACGAGACCCACCTATTCAGTAAGACCTCTCCCCACGCCCCCACCCTGCAGCCTGGCGCCTTGGGGCTCCCTTCCTGGCTGCCCAGGTCAGCTCAGATTGTGGGAGGAACAATGCTTTGTGGCTCACTGACGAGGCTTTGAGTCCTGTCCTTTCTCCCAGCCTGTGGCCTGGGAGTCGTGGCTGACCTGGGTGGGTACCCGGGGCCCCAGGTGTGGGGGGCCCAGTGAGGGTGACATCTGGTGTGGGGCATGTTAGGTTAGACGAGATAAGGGTGGCAGGCCCGAAGTCGTCTGTCTCCCTGCCGGGCCCGCCCTCCCTGCCATGGGACCGCGCTCAGCCTGGGCTGCCTCCTCAGGCCACCTCCCTCCTTCCGCCCCCCTTCAGCGGCCTCCTATGACAAGCGGATCGTCCTCTGGGACATCGGGGTGCCCAACCACGATTATGAATTCCAGGCCAGGTGATGCTCtgaggcagggtgggggcggggggcagccccCTGAGCCCAGCCTCACACTCTCGTCCTCGCCCGCCGGCAGCCAGCTGCTCACACTCGACACCACCTCCATCGCCCTGCGCCTCTGCCCCGTTGCCTCCTGCCCGGATGCCTACCTGCTGGCCGGCTGCGagggcggctgctgctgctgggacGTGCGGCTGGACCAGCCCCAAAAGAGGAGGTCAGAACCGTGGGGATGCCCTGAAAGCCAGTCCTCACTGCTGAGCGGCTGCCGGTCCAGGCGGCTGACCCCGGGCACCCCTGACAGGGTGATGCCCCCTGCTCGGGCAGCCACAGAGGCTGTTTTCAGGGGTCTCTTCTCAGAGCTGACCTGTCTCCACCTCCT includes:
- the LRWD1 gene encoding leucine-rich repeat and WD repeat-containing protein 1, with product MGPLSVRLLIQRGRPKSDRLGKIRSLDLSGLKLLSEHLDPKLLSRLKQLQELDLSNNQLETLPANLGLSHLRILRCANNQLGDVTALCQFPQLEELSLEGNPFLTVSDNLKVSFLLPKLRKVNGKDASSTCSQVENLNRELTSRVTAHWEKFMAALSPEEETEKAQADFVRSAVRDVRYGPESLSDFTQWRVRMISEELVASGGTQVHEADIPERPPKTRATREPRARPVALKRPSDIPLSLSPSKREHTSPLAQAEGSPVGSDGSQLEPLHFLQCHSKNNSPRDLETQLWACAFEPAWDEGHTGATSQTVATCGGEAVCVIDCQTGIVLHKYKSPGEEFFSVAWTALTVVTQAGHKKRWSVLAAAGLRGLVRLLHVRAGFCCGVIRAHKKAIATLCFSPTHETHLFTASYDKRIVLWDIGVPNHDYEFQASQLLTLDTTSIALRLCPVASCPDAYLLAGCEGGCCCWDVRLDQPQKRRVCEAEFIFPEGSEASGRRVDGLAFVNEDVVASKGSGLGTICLWSWSQTWLGRGSQSTVAVVVLARLQWSPTELAYFSLSTCPDEGLVLCGDEEGHVWIYDVRHILTQRPPLPVAPQAPTQILKWPQPQALGQTVTRTMVNMVVANRTFTYLTALTDSNIVAIWRRARP